In Hippocampus zosterae strain Florida chromosome 3, ASM2543408v3, whole genome shotgun sequence, a genomic segment contains:
- the LOC127597589 gene encoding glucoside xylosyltransferase 1-like isoform X1 — translation MRCYRRAFFLCTAFTFFSLLYVFNHLASTLEDTDGRGLGELRTPAGGSPYTGNVLRKNPGLTGRRVHQPVRCKSLSVSYWNPFWRLPADVCGLNCFLESSFRDGMDSDAEDGDNESSHIAVVACGPRLDETLTMLKSAIIFSKKPLTFHIFADDELQDSFRNALYSWPRSAQAKFNFTIYPITFPSGDEKEWKKLFKPCASQRLFLPLILKEVDSLLYVDTDILFLQPVEDIWAFFTQFNKSQLAAMAPEHEEPRIGWYNRFARHPYYGNTGVNSGVMLMNMTRLRETLFKNDMTTVALHWSEMLMPLLQKYKLNITWGDQDLLNIIFHHNPERLYVFPCQWNYRPDHCVYGLNCQQAEKDGVLILHGSRGVYHNEKQPAFRAVYEAIRQYPFGENMETSLLQPLDASLRTTADSYCGRVSHLFTKRLKQSIASV, via the exons ATGCGCTGTTATCGGCGTGCCTTTTTCCTGTGCACGGCGTTCACCTTTTTTTCATTGCTCTACGTGTTCAATCATCTCGCGTCTACCCTGGAGGACACCGACGGGCGGGGCCTTGGTGAGCTGAGGACACCCGCCGGAGGGAGTCCTTACACGGGGAACGTTCTCAGGAAAAACCCAGGACTGACAGGCCGTCGAGTTCACCAGCCGGTCAG GTGTAAATCATTGTCAGTCTCTTACTGGAATCCGTTTTGGAGGTTGCCTGCTGATGTTTGTGGACTGAACTGCTTTTTGGAATCATCATTTAG GGACGGGATGGACTCTGATGCAGAAGACGGCGATAACGAAAGCAGTCACATAGCTGTAGTGGCTTGTGGCCCGAGGTTGGACGAGACGCTCACCATGCTCAAGTCTGCCATCATATTCAGCAAAAAGCCTCTCACATTTCACATCTTTGCCGATGATGAGCTACAGGACAGCTTTCGAAATGCG CTGTACTCCTGGCCGAGATCAGCTCAGGCGAAGTTTAACTTTACCATCTACCCCATCACTTTCCCCAGCGGGGATGAGAAAGAGTGGAAGAAGCTCTTCAAACCATGTGCCTCTCAAAGACTCTTTTTACCT CTAATCCTGAAGGAGGTGGACTCTTTGCTCTACGTGGACACAGATATCCTTTTTCTACAGCCGGTGGAGGACATCTGGGCCTTCTTCACACAGTTCAACAAGAGCCAGCTGGCTGCCATGGCCCCGGAGCACGAGGAGCCACGTATCGGCTGGTACAACCGTTTCGCCCGCCATCCTTACTATGGCAACACTGGCGTCAACTCAGGAGTCATGCTCATGAACATGACACGCCTCAGGGAAACTCTTTTTAAG AATGACATGACAACAGTTGCGCTTCACTGGAGTGAAATGCTGATGCCCCTCCTTCAAAAGTATAAGCTCAACATCACCTGGGGGGACCAGGACCTTCTCAATATCATATTTCATCACAACCCGG AACGCCTTTACGTGTTCCCCTGCCAGTGGAACTACCGTCCGGACCACTGCGTCTATGGCCTCAACTGTCAACAGGCTGAGAAAGATGGCGTCCTCATTCTCCACGGTAGCAGGGGAGTTTACCATAACGAAAAGCAGCCGGCGTTTAGAGCCGTCTACGAGGCCATTCGGCAG TACCCCTTTGGCGAGAACATGGAGACTTCACTGCTACAGCCGTTGGACGCATCTCTCCGGACCACCGCCGATTCCTACTGTGGACGGGTGAGCCACTTGTTCACCAAGAGGCTCAAACAAAGTATTGCATCCGTTTAA
- the LOC127597602 gene encoding YY1-associated factor 2-like — protein MVTFDPLDHTDGNLCMMGDKKSPTRPKRQPKQPPTDDGYWDCSVCTFRNTAEAFKCTMCDVRKGTSTRKPRPVSQLVVQQVNQQFAPPPTLFRKEKKDKSEKGDRELALRKKSVKKMRPRLKNVDRSSAQHLEVTVGDLTVIITDFKEKAKPTSTSAGAAAADMHNQSGSSSDNTERGASRCSSPRGEGSSVSGDAH, from the exons atggtaaCGTTTGATCCATTAGACCACACGGACGGCAACTTGTGTATGATGGGTGACAAGAAGAGTCCCACAAG GCCGAAACGGCAGCCGAAGCAACCGCCAACCGACGATGGCTATTGGGACTGTAGCGTCTGCACCTTCAGGAACACCGCCGAGGCGTTCAAGTGTACGATGTGCGATGTCAGGAAAGGGACGTCCACTCG aaaaccaCGGCCCGTTTCCCAGTTGGTCGTACAGCAAGTAAATCAGCAATTTGCACCGCCGCCCACACTGTTTAGAAAGGAGAAGAAAGACAAATCGGAGAAGGGCGACAGAGAACTCGCGCTGAGGAAGAAAAGCGTAAAAAAGATGAG ACCTAGGCTAAAAAACGTGGACCGGAGCAGCGCTCAGCATTTGGAGGTTACGGTCGGTGACCTGACAGTAATAATCACAGACTTTAAGGAGAAAGCCAAACCTACATCTACTTCCGCCGGCGCCGCAGCCGCCGACATGCACAATCAAAGCGGCTCGAGCTCCGACAACACTGAGCGAGGAGCGTCGCGGTGCTCCTCTCCGCGGGGGGAGGGCTCGTCCGTCAGCGGCGATGCTCACTAA
- the LOC127597589 gene encoding glucoside xylosyltransferase 1-like isoform X2: MRCYRRAFFLCTAFTFFSLLYVFNHLASTLEDTDGRGLGELRTPAGGSPYTGNVLRKNPGLTGRRVHQPVRCKSLSVSYWNPFWRLPADVCGLNCFLESSFRDGMDSDAEDGDNESSHIAVVACGPRLDETLTMLKSAIIFSKKPLTFHIFADDELQDSFRNALYSWPRSAQAKFNFTIYPITFPSGDEKEWKKLFKPCASQRLFLPLILKEVDSLLYVDTDILFLQPVEDIWAFFTQFNKSQLAAMAPEHEEPRIGWYNRFARHPYYGNTGVNSGVMLMNMTRLRETLFKNDMTTVALHWSEMLMPLLQKYKLNITWGDQDLLNIIFHHNPERLYVFPCQWNYRPDHCVYGLNCQQAEKDGVLILHGSRGVYHNEKQPAFRAVYEAIRQSATLARRS, translated from the exons ATGCGCTGTTATCGGCGTGCCTTTTTCCTGTGCACGGCGTTCACCTTTTTTTCATTGCTCTACGTGTTCAATCATCTCGCGTCTACCCTGGAGGACACCGACGGGCGGGGCCTTGGTGAGCTGAGGACACCCGCCGGAGGGAGTCCTTACACGGGGAACGTTCTCAGGAAAAACCCAGGACTGACAGGCCGTCGAGTTCACCAGCCGGTCAG GTGTAAATCATTGTCAGTCTCTTACTGGAATCCGTTTTGGAGGTTGCCTGCTGATGTTTGTGGACTGAACTGCTTTTTGGAATCATCATTTAG GGACGGGATGGACTCTGATGCAGAAGACGGCGATAACGAAAGCAGTCACATAGCTGTAGTGGCTTGTGGCCCGAGGTTGGACGAGACGCTCACCATGCTCAAGTCTGCCATCATATTCAGCAAAAAGCCTCTCACATTTCACATCTTTGCCGATGATGAGCTACAGGACAGCTTTCGAAATGCG CTGTACTCCTGGCCGAGATCAGCTCAGGCGAAGTTTAACTTTACCATCTACCCCATCACTTTCCCCAGCGGGGATGAGAAAGAGTGGAAGAAGCTCTTCAAACCATGTGCCTCTCAAAGACTCTTTTTACCT CTAATCCTGAAGGAGGTGGACTCTTTGCTCTACGTGGACACAGATATCCTTTTTCTACAGCCGGTGGAGGACATCTGGGCCTTCTTCACACAGTTCAACAAGAGCCAGCTGGCTGCCATGGCCCCGGAGCACGAGGAGCCACGTATCGGCTGGTACAACCGTTTCGCCCGCCATCCTTACTATGGCAACACTGGCGTCAACTCAGGAGTCATGCTCATGAACATGACACGCCTCAGGGAAACTCTTTTTAAG AATGACATGACAACAGTTGCGCTTCACTGGAGTGAAATGCTGATGCCCCTCCTTCAAAAGTATAAGCTCAACATCACCTGGGGGGACCAGGACCTTCTCAATATCATATTTCATCACAACCCGG AACGCCTTTACGTGTTCCCCTGCCAGTGGAACTACCGTCCGGACCACTGCGTCTATGGCCTCAACTGTCAACAGGCTGAGAAAGATGGCGTCCTCATTCTCCACGGTAGCAGGGGAGTTTACCATAACGAAAAGCAGCCGGCGTTTAGAGCCGTCTACGAGGCCATTCGGCAG TCGGCCACATTAGCGAGACGCAGTTAG
- the prickle1a gene encoding prickle-like protein 1a isoform X2, which produces MSLAGAPVAASAAGLQGGARQRDLIMEQKVSKLTSGFQRSSTSDDDSGCALEEYAWVPPGLRPEQVQLYFSCLPEDKIPYVNSPGEKFRIKQLLNQLPPHDNEIRYCQSLSEEEKKELQMFSVQRKKEALGRGAPKVLPHSRLNSICEHCGENINGGEMAVFAARSGPALCWHPACFACSTCSELLVDLIYFYHNGKIHCGRHHAELLKPRCSACDEIIFADECTEAEGRHWHMKHFACFECETILGGQRYIMKDGRPYCCGCFESLYAEYCEACGAHIGVDNAQMTYDGLHWHATERCFSCAQCKSSLMGCPFLPHQGRIYCSKACSLGEDVHASDSSDSAFQSARSRESRRSVRMGKSSRSADQCRQSLLFSPSVNYKFPGLSGNPDDTVTNKLTHMNLSDEHFWRARTEETDAPEDQEEEWAEHEDYMTQLLLKFGENGVFRQASDSRPTDFWVADRDAKSKQESFKVGSSSGEGRGSLASKKYQADMYWAQSQDGLGDSAYGSHPGPASSRKIQELELDHGGGASMEDDSQWYRGSLECITDEFKKKDQSVRDSMDSLALSNITGTSVDGDSKDRPLMYSMQGFHVVETEDCEKTSNMGTLNSSMLHRSTNSLKSLVSEQEAEENVAEEEEIHLPEERPKPHVPALRRTRSQARQQQVKFSDDVLDRYSDLQVRQPPMSERTRRRVFHFEEKGQENHPGRSHHHHRRRRSRKSRSDNALNLLPKERAQMAYGMDRRRNAHGPRIDPDFHGHPPAGTMSDYKIQGSAMGRFFDLCGEDDDWCSTCSSSSSDSEEEGFFLGQPIPQPRPLRHYYTEDLPSPVAGMSPLPYGQRTKSKKKKGHKGKNCIIS; this is translated from the exons GTCCAACTGTACTTCTCCTGCTTGCCCGAGGATAAGATTCCCTACGTAAACAGTCCGGGAGAGAAGTTCCGAATAAAGCAGCTACTCAATCAACTACCGCCGCATGATAATGAG ATTCGTTACTGCCAGTCTCTCagtgaggaggagaagaaggagctaCAAATGTTCAGTGTCCAGAGGAAGAAGGAGGCCCTGGGGAGGGGCGCACCCAAAGTGCTGCCACACAGTCGCCTGAACAGCATTTGTGAGCAT TGCGGTGAGAATATCAACGGTGGAGAAATGGCAGTGTTCGCAGCCCGATCAGGCCCTGCATTGTGCTGGCATCCGGCGTGCTTTGCTTGTTCCACATGCAGTGAACTCCTGGTGGATTTGATATACTTCTACCATAATGGGAAGATCCACTGTGGAAGGCACCACGCTGAGCTCCTCAAACCGCGCTGCTCAGCCTGCGATGAG ATCATCTTTGCTGATGAGTGCACAGAGGCGGAGGGGCGTCACTGGCACATGAAGCACTTTGCCTGTTTTGAATGCGAGACCATCCTGGGGGGCCAGCGTTATATCATGAAGGACGGGCGCCCCTACTGCTGTGGATGCTTCGAGTCTCTGTACGCAGAGTACTGTGAGGCATGTGGAGCACATATTG GTGTTGACAATGCTCAGATGACCTACGATGGTCTCCACTGGCACGCCACTGAAAGATGTTTCAGCTGTGCCCAGTGCAAGAGCTCTCTCATGGGCTGCCCCTTCCTGCCACACCAGGGTCGCATCTACTGCTCAAAGGCGTGCAGCCTCGGCGAGGACGTGCATGCCTCAGACTCCTCTGACTCGGCCTTCCAGTCAGCACGCTCCCGCGAGTCGCGTCGCAGCGTGCGCATGGGCAAGAGCAGCCGATCGGCCGACCAGTGCCGTCAGTCGCTCCTTTTCTCGCCGTCGGTTAACTACAAGTTTCCTGGATTGAGTGGAAACCCTGACGACACCGTGACCAACAAGCTCACCCACATGAACTTATCTGATGAGCATTTCTGGAGGGCGCGCACTGAGGAGACTGATGCCCCCGAGGATCAGGAGGAAGAGTGGGCGGAACATGAAGACTACATGACTCAGTTACTCTTAAAATTTGGGGAAAACGGGGTCTTCAGACAAGCCAGTGACTCCAGACCCACAGATTTTTGGGTTGCAGATAGAGATGCCAAGTCCAAACAGGAATCATTCAAAGTTGGTAGCAGTAGTGGAGAAGGAAGAGGCAGCCTGGCCAGCAAGAAGTACCAGGCCGACATGTACTGGGCCCAGTCACAAGATGGGCTAGGGGACTCAGCCTACGGTAGTCACCCAGGTCCCGCAAGCAGCAGGAAGATCCAAGAGCTTGAGCTGGACCACGGAGGTGGCGCAAGTATGGAAGATGATTCGCAGTGGTACCGTGGCTCATTGGAGTGCATAACAGACGAGTTCAAGAAGAAGGATCAGAGTGTCCGGGACTCGATGGACTCACTGGCCCTCTCCAATATTACTG GAACTTCTGTTGACGGTGACAGTAAAGACAGACCTTTGATGTATTCCATGCAAGGTTTCCATGTGGTCGAGACAGAGGACTGTGAGAAAACAAGTAACATGGGGACCCTCAACTCCTCTATGTTACACAGGAGTACAAATTCGTTGAAGAGCCTTGTATCCGAGCAGGAAGCGGAGGAAAATGTTGCAGAAGAAGAGGAGATACATCTCCCGGAGGAGAGACCAAAACCACACGTCCCTGCCCTAAGGAGGACACGTTCACAAGCTCGACAGCAGCAAGTGAAATTCTCCGATGACGTGTTAGACCGTTACAGTGATCTCCAGGTGCGACAGCCCCCAATGAGCGAACGAACCCGTCGCAGAGTCTTCCACTTTGAAGAGAAGGGCCAGGAAAATCACCCTGGGCGCAGCCATCACCACCACAGGAGGCGACGTAGCCGCAAGTCTCGCTCTGACAATGCTCTTAACCTTTTGCCAAAAGAGCGGGCACAAATGGCCTACGGAATGGACCGCAGACGGAATGCACACGGTCCAAGAATAGATCCCGATTTCCATGGACACCCGCCGGCTGGCACCATGTCAGATTACAAGATTCAGGGCTCAGCCATGGGCAGGTTCTTCGATCTGTGTGGGGAGGATGACGACTGGTGCTCTACAtgctcatcatcatcttctGATTCGGAGGAGGAGGGCTTTTTCCTAGGTCAGCCCATCCCCCAGCCAAGGCCACTTAGACACTACTATACTGAAGACTTGCCCAGCCCCGTGGCAGGGATGTCTCCACTCCCCTATGGCCAACGGACTAAATCCAAAAAGAAGAAAGGGCATAAGGGTAAAAACTGTATTATTTCATAG
- the LOC127597597 gene encoding periphilin-1-like isoform X1 has protein sequence MPLRQRWHSMRVRYEQRYEPADTREVTVHRVVNIFQRGASLPPPVENYDTGFEDDRWCNDDPLYTGEECRRDNDYPSERYFNHNPNYVSFHRNSPPHHPEPPCQRPHYNRDDLRHQIRSRKNGRPGPYYNNRGRGHSQNREANNQLRHSQNVKGDWERSSGKKKSQPPAKKNISPESDKGSAHAPKTKSVPEPTLPPSVPAEEPPQTSSSITEKPCDSLPEKEEPAPSSAEPETTQAQELKARRSEAIKAKALEIEKHYRQDCETFVTVVKMLVSKEPTLEDLLHSALNANLSEMKLNCFAALRHYLKELDEGLMLSDNKT, from the exons A TGCCATTAAGACAAAGGTGGCACTCCATGCGTGTGCGTTATGAACAGCGCTACGAGCCAGCGGATACGAGAGAG gtgacaGTCCACAGAGTGGTCAATATTTTTCAAAGGggtgcctccctccctcctccagtGGAGAACTATGACACAGGATTTGAAGATGACCGGTGGTGTAATGATGACCCATTGTACACCGGCGAAGAATGTCGCAGGGACAATGATTACCCATCGGAGCGATACTTCAATCACAACCCCAATTATGTCAGTTTCCACAGGAACTCTCCACCCCATCACCCG GAGCCACCTTGTCAACGCCCACATTATAACAGAGATGACTTGAGGCATCAGATACGCTCCAG GAAAAATGGCCGACCCGGTCCATACTACAACAACAGGGGACGAGGCCACTCTCAAAA TCGAGAGGCCAATAATCAACTCAGGCACTCGCAGAATGTGAAAGGAGACTGGGAGCGCTCATCTGGGAAGAAGAAAAGCCAACCACCTGCTAAAAAGAACATTTCTCCTGAGTCCGACAAAGGCTCTGCACACGCTCCAAAAA ccaaGTCTGTTCCGGAACCAACCCTACCTCCAAGTGTCCCTGCAGAGGAACCTCCCCAAACATCTTCATCAATCACG GAAAAGCCCTGTGATTCTCTACCTGAGAAAGAGGAGCCGGCTCCTTCCAGCGCCGAGCCTGAAACGACCCAAGCCCAAGAATTAAAGGCGCGACGGTCGGAAGCCATTAAAGCCAAGGCTCTGGAAATCGAAAAG CATTATAGACAGGATTGTGAGACATTCGTCACAGTGGTGAAGATGTTGGTGTCCAAGGAGCCCACTCTGGAGGATCTTCTTCACAGTGCCCTGAATGCAAACTTGTCCGAAATGAAACTGAATTGTTTTGCTGCCCTCAGGCACTATCTTAAAGAACTTGATGAAGGGCTGATGTTGTCGGACAACAAAACTTAA
- the LOC127597597 gene encoding uncharacterized protein LOC127597597 isoform X2 has protein sequence MPLRQRWHSMRVRYEQRYEPADTREVTVHRVVNIFQRGASLPPPVENYDTGFEDDRWCNDDPLYTGEECRRDNDYPSERYFNHNPNYVSFHRNSPPHHPEPPCQRPHYNRDDLRHQIRSRKNGRPGPYYNNRGRGHSQNREANNQLRHSQNVKGDWERSSGKKKSQPPAKKNISPESDKGSAHAPKTKSVPEPTLPPSVPAEEPPQTSSSITEKPCDSLPEKEEPAPSSAEPETTQAQELKARRSEAIKAKALEIEKGQELARGMSNGPPTRWYVFWH, from the exons A TGCCATTAAGACAAAGGTGGCACTCCATGCGTGTGCGTTATGAACAGCGCTACGAGCCAGCGGATACGAGAGAG gtgacaGTCCACAGAGTGGTCAATATTTTTCAAAGGggtgcctccctccctcctccagtGGAGAACTATGACACAGGATTTGAAGATGACCGGTGGTGTAATGATGACCCATTGTACACCGGCGAAGAATGTCGCAGGGACAATGATTACCCATCGGAGCGATACTTCAATCACAACCCCAATTATGTCAGTTTCCACAGGAACTCTCCACCCCATCACCCG GAGCCACCTTGTCAACGCCCACATTATAACAGAGATGACTTGAGGCATCAGATACGCTCCAG GAAAAATGGCCGACCCGGTCCATACTACAACAACAGGGGACGAGGCCACTCTCAAAA TCGAGAGGCCAATAATCAACTCAGGCACTCGCAGAATGTGAAAGGAGACTGGGAGCGCTCATCTGGGAAGAAGAAAAGCCAACCACCTGCTAAAAAGAACATTTCTCCTGAGTCCGACAAAGGCTCTGCACACGCTCCAAAAA ccaaGTCTGTTCCGGAACCAACCCTACCTCCAAGTGTCCCTGCAGAGGAACCTCCCCAAACATCTTCATCAATCACG GAAAAGCCCTGTGATTCTCTACCTGAGAAAGAGGAGCCGGCTCCTTCCAGCGCCGAGCCTGAAACGACCCAAGCCCAAGAATTAAAGGCGCGACGGTCGGAAGCCATTAAAGCCAAGGCTCTGGAAATCGAAAAG GGGCAGGAATTGGCCCGCGGGATGTCAAACGGGCCACCCACGCGGTGGTACGTCTTTTGGCATTAG